The following coding sequences are from one Eretmochelys imbricata isolate rEreImb1 chromosome 12, rEreImb1.hap1, whole genome shotgun sequence window:
- the CENPN gene encoding centromere protein N isoform X2: MSASGRRRRGALDSGFTMDETVAEYIRRTVLKIPRHEIMEMLTMWDFLSKTQLQTINVHQIKERISQEVVQLCEENSASIKQAAILDMIYNHTYRNKKIWTVYQMTKAVGEETDAFNLADFKYKFKRSLQSALKNALVHASNYHDIHEMELRSRCLDSLKDIVFKRYSQTFQTYHPRPLQESNVAPEKVDPRVIQENKREKERIQSVNQEVFGEGLQPKIEFAQYKLETMFKGEPEMDILTEKEPFRCIVKFSSPHLLEALKSLAPAGMADAPLSPLLTCIPQKARNYFKIKERKGILSTSCVGP; this comes from the exons ATGTCCGCGAGCGGCCGGCGCCGCCGGGGCGCCCTTGACAG TGGCTTCACAATGGATGAGACAGTTGCTGAGTATATCAGAAGGACAGTGCTGAAAATCCCACGCCATGAAATCATGGAAATGCTTACGATGTGGGACTTCCTCTCCAAGACGCAGCTGCAGACCATAAACGTGCATCAGATAAAGGAAAGAATTTCCCAAGAAGTGGTGCAGCTTTGTGAG GAAAACTCTGCAAGTATCAAGCAAGCAGCCATCCTAGACATGATTT ACAACCACACCTATCGGAACAAGAAGATTTGGACTGTTTACCAAATGACCAAAGCAGTGG GTGAAGAAACTGACGCTTTTAACTTGGCAGATTTCAAATACAAATTTAAGAGAAGTCTTCAGTCAGCTCTGAAAAAT gcACTGGTTCATGCTTCCAATTACCATGACATCCATGAAATGGAGCTCCGAAGCCGTTGTTTAGACTCCCTTAAAGATATTGTGTTCAAGAGGTATAGCCAG acTTTCCAAACATATCACCCAAGACCTCTACAAGAAAGCAATGTTGCTCCAGAAAAGG tgGATCCGAGGGTAATTcaagaaaataaaagggaaaaagagagaatCCAGAGTGTGAATCAGGAGGTCTTTGGTGAGGGTCTCCAACCAAAAATAGAATTTGCACAATATAAG CTTGAAACAATGTTTAAAGGTGAACCTGAAATGGACATTCTAACTGAAAAAGAACCATTCAGATGTATAGTCAAATTTTCCAGTCCCCATCTTTTAGAAGCATTGAAATCCTTAGCACCAGCAG gtATGGCTGATGCACCTCTTTCACCATTACTTACATGCATACCACAAAAAGCCAggaactattttaaaattaaagagcGAAAAGGCATACTTTCAACAAGCTGTGTAGGcccctga
- the ATMIN gene encoding ATM interactor codes for MAAPGAAAAERARGGAGPGWPRASASVTERPVPRELVRPSVTELSRAVRTNILCTVPGCGKVLPNSPALTMHLSKAHRVQDGKINASIRKGLKTTQKFYCCPIEGCPRGPNRPFSQFSLVKQHFMKMHAEKKHKCDKCSNSYGTEWDLKRHIEDCGKTFQCTCGCPYASRTALLSHVYRTGHEIPAEHRDPPSKKRKMCTVVSNQHLAEKASEAFINARISSTCTQELESSEMKLMASFEGSCSSNISKQTLSQPKCTPKMLLPKPKVALVKLPVMQFAHLPIFVSATDSSVKPVVVAVDNQGSVMSTVHLLPQSIGILIPALEAEALVFKNTVPISKTANSGDVEPISNSVQVNLSKVTSNNTVQELGSICHKNKISSINVQTDLSYVSQNFVPSAAWTPDSSVSSCSQTDLTFSSQISLPVSVQTQTLLPSSKLTSSIAAQTDAFAQACFQSSGVSRETQTNRTQNCIEERVQMDQAVMCNDIFDSVHSVYNVSTQIGLPENNLMAANMDQGLLQRSNCKTLSQDTIKTESIINFNTQTTILPQQNMTDNQTQTMDLLSDLENIFSGNMPGQTLDNRGLLSDASSGADTHLPSGPTQSTGIDFDIEEFFSASNIQTQTEESELGNLNSEPVLESLDIETQTDLFFSDSATQSYSCRGNSNFLGLEMFDTQTQTDLNSFLDSSTHLPLGSILKQSSFSMSTDSSDTETQTEIPSAAKHIASQNIENKVQLNSAETQTMDSCFETLGSLFLTSNETQTAMDDFLLADLAWNTMESQFSSVETQTCAELCSLVCQKFGTSH; via the exons ATGGCGGCGCCAGGTGCTGCGGCGGCAGAGCGCGCACGGGGCGGAGCGGGGCCGGGGTGGCCCCGGGCTTCGGCCTCTGTCACGGAGCGTCCTGTGCCCCGGGAGCTCGTGCGGCCGTCGGTGACGGAGCTGTCCCGGGCCGTGCGGACCAACATTCTGTGCACGGTGCCCGGCTGCGGCAAGGTCCTGCCCAACAGCCCGGCCCTGACCATGCACCTGAGCAAGGCCCACCGGGTCCAG GATGGAAAAATAAATGCATCAATAAGAAAGGGTTTGAAAACTACACAGAAATTCTACTGCTGTCCTATTGAAGGCTGCCCTAGAGGACCAAACAGACCATTTTCCCAATTTTCACTTGTAAAAcag CACTTTATGAAAATGCATGCTGAAAAGAAGCACAAATGTGATAAATGTAGCAACTCGTATGGCACGGAATGGGACTTGAAACGACATATAGAAGACTGTGGCAAGACTTTCCAGTGTACTTGTGGGTGCCCTTATGCCAGCAGAACAGCATTACTGTCTCATGTTTACAGAACTGGCCATGAGATCCCTGCAGAACACAG GGATCCACCTagtaagaaaaggaaaatgtgcaCTGTGGTTTCCAATCAGCACTTGGCAGAGAAAGCGAGTGAAGCGTTCATCAATGCACGCATCAGTAGTACTTGCACTCAGGAATTGGAATCATCTGAGATGAAGCTAATGGCCTCCTTTGAAGGCTCCTGCAGTTCTAATATCAGTAAGCAAACGCTCTCACAGCCAAAGTGTACACCGAAAATGCTTTTGCCAAAGCCCAAAGTAGCTTTGGTTAAACTTCCAGTAATGCAGTTTGCTCACTTGCCTATTTTTGTATCAGCAACAGATTCCTCTGTCAAACCTGTTGTGGTGGCTGTTGATAATCAAGGCTCTGTTATGAGTACTGTTCACTTATTACCTCAGTCTATAGGAATTCTGATACCAGCATTAGAGGCTGAAGCACTTGTATTTAAAAACACTGTGCCTATTTCAAAAACGGCAAATTCTGGTGATGTTGAACCGATTAGCAACAGTGTCCAAGTCAATTTGAGTAAGGTAACATCAAATAATACAGTACAAGAGCTGGGGAGCATTTGTCACAAGAATAAAATCTCTTCAATAAATGTACAAACTGACTTATCTTACGTTTCACAGAACTTTGTGCCATCTGCAGCCTGGACTCCTGATTCTTCTGTATCCTCTTGCTCTCAGACAGACCTGACATTCAGTTCACAAATTTCGCTACCGGTTAGCGTTCAGACTCAGACATTGTTGCCCAGTTCTAAACTGACTTCATCCATAGCTGCCCAGACTGATGCTTTTGCTCAGGCTTGTTTCCAGTCATCTGGCGTTTCTAGAGAGACCCAAACCAACAGAACACAGAACTGTATTGAAGAGAGAGTACAAATGGACCAGGCTGTAATGTGCAATGACATTTTTGACAGTGTTCATTCGGTTTACAATGTTTCAACCCAGATTGGGCTCCCGGAAAACAATTTAATGGCTGCAAACATGGATCAAGGATTGCTACAAAGAAGTAACTGCAAGACCCTGAGTCAGGATACAATAAAAACTGAATCCATTATCAACTTCAATACACAGACTACTATACTCCCACAGCAAAATATGACGGATAATCAAACCCAGACAATGGACTTACTAAGTGATCTGGAAAACATCTTTTCAGGTAACATGCCTGGTCAGACATTGGATAATCGTGGTCTTTTGTCTGACGCTAGCTCTGGTGCTGATACACATCTGCCATCTGGCCCTACACAGAGCACGGGAATAGACTTTGACATTGAAGAGTTCTTTTCAGCTTCCAATATTCAAACCCAAACTGAGGAGAGTGAACTTGGTAACCTGAACTCTGAGCCGGTCTTGGAATCTCTGGACATTGAAACACAGACTGACTTATTTTTTTCAGATAGTGCCACTCAATCCTATAGCTGCAGAGGAAATTCTAACTTTTTAGGTTTGGAAATGTTTGATACCCAGACACAGACAGACTTAAATTCCTTCTTAGACAGTAGCACCCATTTGcctttgggaagtattttgaaGCAGTCCAGCTTCTCCATGAGCACTGACTCGTCTGATACTGAAACCCAGACAGAAATACCCTCTGCTGCTAAACATATAGCTAGtcaaaatatagaaaataaagtCCAGCTGAATAGTGCTGAAACACAGACTATGGATAGCTGCTTTGAgacccttggaagcctattccttACCAGCAATGAGACACAGACAGCTATGGATGACTTTCTTCTGGCTGACTTGGCCTGGAATACAATGGAGTCACAGTTCAGTTCAGTAGAAACACAGACCTGTGCAGAATTGTGTTCCTTGGTTTGTCAGAAGTTTGGAACAAGCCACTGA
- the CENPN gene encoding centromere protein N isoform X1, whose product MSASGRRRRGALDSGFTMDETVAEYIRRTVLKIPRHEIMEMLTMWDFLSKTQLQTINVHQIKERISQEVVQLCEENSASIKQAAILDMIYNHTYRNKKIWTVYQMTKAVGEETDAFNLADFKYKFKRSLQSALKNVTINFREYEDNAIWIRIAWGTQYTKPNQYKATYVVYHSQTPYVFISSLRNRIPLLCQALVHASNYHDIHEMELRSRCLDSLKDIVFKRYSQTFQTYHPRPLQESNVAPEKVDPRVIQENKREKERIQSVNQEVFGEGLQPKIEFAQYKLETMFKGEPEMDILTEKEPFRCIVKFSSPHLLEALKSLAPAGMADAPLSPLLTCIPQKARNYFKIKERKGILSTSCVGP is encoded by the exons ATGTCCGCGAGCGGCCGGCGCCGCCGGGGCGCCCTTGACAG TGGCTTCACAATGGATGAGACAGTTGCTGAGTATATCAGAAGGACAGTGCTGAAAATCCCACGCCATGAAATCATGGAAATGCTTACGATGTGGGACTTCCTCTCCAAGACGCAGCTGCAGACCATAAACGTGCATCAGATAAAGGAAAGAATTTCCCAAGAAGTGGTGCAGCTTTGTGAG GAAAACTCTGCAAGTATCAAGCAAGCAGCCATCCTAGACATGATTT ACAACCACACCTATCGGAACAAGAAGATTTGGACTGTTTACCAAATGACCAAAGCAGTGG GTGAAGAAACTGACGCTTTTAACTTGGCAGATTTCAAATACAAATTTAAGAGAAGTCTTCAGTCAGCTCTGAAAAAT GTGACGATCAACTTCAGAGAATATGAGGATAATGCAATATGGATTCGAATTGCTTGGGGAACACAGTATACAAAGCCAAATCAGTACAAAGCTACTTATGTTGTGTATCACTCACAAACTCCCTATGTCTTCATTTCCAGTCTTAGGAACCGCATACCTCTGCTTTGTCAG gcACTGGTTCATGCTTCCAATTACCATGACATCCATGAAATGGAGCTCCGAAGCCGTTGTTTAGACTCCCTTAAAGATATTGTGTTCAAGAGGTATAGCCAG acTTTCCAAACATATCACCCAAGACCTCTACAAGAAAGCAATGTTGCTCCAGAAAAGG tgGATCCGAGGGTAATTcaagaaaataaaagggaaaaagagagaatCCAGAGTGTGAATCAGGAGGTCTTTGGTGAGGGTCTCCAACCAAAAATAGAATTTGCACAATATAAG CTTGAAACAATGTTTAAAGGTGAACCTGAAATGGACATTCTAACTGAAAAAGAACCATTCAGATGTATAGTCAAATTTTCCAGTCCCCATCTTTTAGAAGCATTGAAATCCTTAGCACCAGCAG gtATGGCTGATGCACCTCTTTCACCATTACTTACATGCATACCACAAAAAGCCAggaactattttaaaattaaagagcGAAAAGGCATACTTTCAACAAGCTGTGTAGGcccctga